From a single Lactococcus allomyrinae genomic region:
- a CDS encoding Asp23/Gls24 family envelope stress response protein, with the protein MAEKTVHSEELGDIVIAPEVLEVIIGITTAKIEGVYALRNKRFSDRLGKKNEGRGVYIDSKDDKVTVDIYVYLTYGVSVPAVAAKIQKEVKEAVAQATEIIVDEVNIHIVGVVTEKLPKPALEDLFDEGFFDA; encoded by the coding sequence ATGGCAGAAAAAACTGTACATTCTGAAGAACTTGGTGATATTGTCATTGCTCCCGAAGTTCTTGAAGTTATTATTGGCATTACAACAGCCAAAATCGAAGGTGTTTATGCGCTCCGTAATAAACGTTTTTCAGACCGACTTGGTAAGAAAAATGAAGGACGAGGGGTTTACATTGACTCGAAAGATGATAAAGTTACTGTTGACATCTATGTTTACCTCACATATGGCGTGAGTGTACCAGCAGTTGCTGCAAAAATTCAAAAAGAAGTGAAAGAAGCAGTCGCTCAAGCCACTGAAATTATAGTTGATGAAGTGAATATCCATATTGTGGGTGTTGTAACAGAAAAACTTCCAAAACCAGCGCTTGAAGATTTGTTTGACGAGGGATTTTTTGATGCCTAA